A part of Dehalogenimonas sp. W genomic DNA contains:
- a CDS encoding MBL fold metallo-hydrolase, with protein sequence MQITIHRGTREIGGTCIELKSRSGKSRIVLDIGMPLVNRDMSPFEWDKYRELTLSDLISKRILPAVPGLYDENEPAPDGILISHSHLDHYGFLRFVNPQIPLFMSRGTQALAEVSNAFLDTQVSTDNIKPLKIWDPIGLGEFTITPYLMDHSAPDAVAFLISADGHRLFYTGDFRGHGRKMILLDRLLERPPRKVDVLLMEGSMLGREEGPYPDEVAVEEALSDLFSTHRGLAYIFASSQNLDRLVSIFRAARKNGRTIVIDLYTAFVLDKLRTISSSIPQFDWDGVRVLFTHYHAQKLADEDKQLLYKYARSKIEFEEIQAEPDNKVFLVKDNRIFRIAATKLKTHTKAIAIYSMWHGYLDKTNLKDFLAANEVSFTEVHTSGHAYLRDLERVVDALKPGCVIPVHTFHPEKYTQLFSNAVRLEDGENMDLDTIIKTTEPRCRALSTGFLEKFSLPDGIFRPLIELVQNNKDLHLELRGQLADPHQPEIAPVDEAVGIYFKGNSILCLRSNHKVEIHEAFSKGLVVPKYLNRPDDVQAYLAIVPDLMYRVSSRGKSSMEIEYEQMIIRANNFEERNNSEYVILANQYGVGSDRWDLVALKWPRLRRGGNKPVGQLALIEVKYALNDDIKDAHKQLARYYDYIKGNLNSLCDELELILRQKIALGLIQRTTEQLAQLQKLTLVRDISKIEMVLYLVDYNPNSVWKDKMVRKAMELPFRDQIRIRLGGLALWEQSLTPLHEAGKALGEYPEV encoded by the coding sequence ATGCAGATAACGATCCATCGAGGTACGCGTGAGATTGGCGGAACCTGCATTGAACTGAAATCAAGGTCTGGAAAATCCCGGATCGTTCTCGATATTGGAATGCCTTTGGTGAATCGCGATATGTCGCCGTTCGAATGGGATAAATATCGGGAATTAACCTTATCTGATCTTATATCAAAACGTATTCTGCCGGCAGTGCCCGGATTATATGATGAAAACGAACCTGCGCCTGACGGCATTCTGATATCGCACTCCCATCTTGATCATTACGGATTTCTTCGATTCGTAAACCCTCAGATTCCGCTTTTCATGAGCCGGGGAACGCAGGCATTGGCCGAGGTATCCAACGCCTTTCTGGATACTCAGGTCAGTACTGACAACATCAAGCCCTTGAAAATATGGGACCCTATTGGGCTGGGCGAATTCACGATAACACCTTACCTTATGGATCATTCCGCACCTGACGCGGTAGCCTTTTTAATCAGCGCTGACGGTCATCGTCTATTCTATACAGGGGATTTCAGAGGACACGGTCGAAAAATGATCCTACTCGACCGGCTCTTAGAAAGACCTCCAAGAAAAGTCGATGTCCTGTTAATGGAAGGTTCTATGCTGGGGCGGGAAGAGGGACCGTACCCAGACGAGGTTGCTGTCGAAGAGGCGCTATCCGACCTGTTTAGTACTCATCGGGGCCTTGCTTATATCTTTGCATCCTCGCAGAATCTAGACCGTTTAGTGTCTATATTCCGAGCAGCGAGGAAAAACGGCCGGACTATAGTGATCGATCTGTACACCGCCTTCGTTCTCGACAAGCTTCGGACAATCTCCTCAAGCATCCCCCAATTCGATTGGGATGGTGTACGTGTCTTATTCACCCACTATCATGCCCAGAAGTTAGCTGATGAAGACAAACAGCTTCTCTACAAATACGCACGATCCAAGATCGAATTTGAAGAAATCCAAGCCGAGCCTGACAACAAAGTCTTCCTGGTAAAGGACAATCGGATTTTCCGGATAGCCGCAACAAAATTAAAGACACATACCAAGGCCATAGCCATATATTCCATGTGGCATGGTTACCTTGATAAGACTAACTTGAAAGACTTCCTGGCGGCTAATGAGGTCAGTTTCACCGAGGTGCACACGAGTGGTCATGCCTACCTGCGCGATTTGGAAAGAGTGGTTGATGCACTCAAACCAGGTTGCGTAATTCCAGTTCACACTTTTCATCCTGAAAAATATACGCAACTTTTCTCGAATGCAGTCAGATTGGAGGATGGCGAAAACATGGATCTCGATACGATAATCAAGACCACCGAACCGCGGTGCAGGGCTCTTTCGACAGGGTTTCTTGAAAAGTTCAGCTTGCCAGATGGAATCTTTAGGCCGCTTATTGAATTGGTTCAAAATAATAAAGACCTGCATCTTGAGCTTCGTGGTCAGCTTGCCGATCCCCATCAGCCTGAAATCGCTCCGGTTGATGAAGCTGTTGGAATCTATTTCAAGGGGAACAGCATTCTTTGTTTACGCTCAAATCACAAGGTTGAAATCCATGAGGCCTTTTCCAAAGGCCTGGTGGTGCCTAAATACCTTAATCGCCCTGACGATGTTCAGGCTTACTTGGCGATTGTTCCTGATCTTATGTATCGGGTGTCCAGCAGAGGGAAAAGCAGCATGGAGATCGAATACGAGCAGATGATTATCAGGGCTAATAACTTTGAGGAGCGCAACAATTCCGAATATGTCATTCTGGCCAACCAATATGGCGTTGGTTCGGACAGGTGGGACCTGGTGGCCTTAAAGTGGCCTCGGCTGCGCCGTGGAGGGAACAAGCCGGTCGGCCAACTAGCTCTAATCGAAGTGAAATACGCGCTCAATGACGATATTAAAGATGCCCACAAGCAATTGGCCCGATATTACGATTACATCAAGGGTAACCTGAATTCACTCTGCGACGAGTTGGAGCTCATATTGAGGCAGAAGATTGCGCTCGGGCTTATTCAACGTACAACAGAACAACTTGCGCAGTTACAGAAATTGACGCTGGTACGAGACATCAGTAAGATCGAAATGGTTCTTTATCTGGTTGATTATAATCCTAACAGCGTCTGGAAGGACAAAATGGTTCGCAAAGCGATGGAGTTGCCATTTAGGGATCAAATACGGATTCGACTCGGCGGCCTCGCATTGTGGGAGCAGAGTTTAACACCTTTGCATGAAGCCGGAAAGGCACTAGGGGAATATCCCGAGGTCTAG
- a CDS encoding DUF429 domain-containing protein, whose translation MEIETSNRGKVDMMLAGIDLAWKNEKNPTAVSIGELSGHHLNVTGIHPALSGLNELKSIILLQEELYGVAIDAPLVMQNSFGQRHCERQVSVDFGGRGASCHSSNLERYPNPAGVELSRHLESLGFEHLRHADNGKFQIECYPHPAIIEIFSLPKRLAYKKGPTDAKKQGQVILSNYIKALGRSNVISLSIIDEFQTYLDHSYIRSLSGEALKTNEDVLDSIICVYIAALFSHSVPHKCYGSVEDGYIYVPKQPCVN comes from the coding sequence TTGGAAATAGAAACCAGCAACCGAGGCAAGGTTGATATGATGCTTGCAGGGATCGATCTGGCGTGGAAAAACGAGAAAAACCCCACTGCAGTATCTATAGGAGAACTCTCGGGACACCATCTCAATGTCACCGGGATTCACCCTGCGTTGAGCGGCCTAAACGAATTGAAATCAATTATCCTACTTCAAGAGGAACTATATGGAGTCGCGATCGACGCTCCGCTCGTCATGCAGAATTCCTTTGGGCAACGCCACTGCGAGAGACAAGTGAGTGTTGATTTTGGAGGACGAGGTGCTTCATGTCACTCTTCGAATTTAGAGCGATACCCCAATCCTGCAGGAGTCGAATTGTCACGTCACCTCGAAAGTCTTGGATTTGAACACCTGAGGCATGCTGATAATGGGAAATTTCAAATTGAATGTTATCCCCATCCAGCGATTATAGAAATCTTCAGTTTACCGAAACGGTTAGCGTACAAGAAGGGGCCGACGGACGCGAAGAAACAAGGGCAAGTAATTCTTTCAAACTATATCAAAGCGCTTGGCCGATCAAATGTTATCTCTCTGTCGATTATTGATGAATTTCAAACATATCTTGATCATTCGTATATTAGGTCGTTGTCGGGAGAGGCGCTTAAAACAAATGAAGACGTGTTAGATTCGATTATTTGTGTATACATTGCTGCACTATTTTCGCACTCGGTTCCTCATAAGTGTTACGGTTCAGTTGAAGATGGCTACATTTACGTTCCCAAACAGCCTTGCGTTAATTGA
- a CDS encoding DUF6236 family protein — protein sequence MRSKALYFPYISPPEGNWLYLMLLYWDQLSSIVPFELADSPERLPPHMHILMKEGLIHPVTPAKFIEDIDAFGLPFLSYVERRIRRKTPRQHATHSKTSIHIEKLGHIAEDLVELGAATPAHYPWYEMEPWVANAFMSYLACILGNLPEIDSVPITNDESCLQTLRGGSYGRYSLLDSQRRTVLEDLFPFPKGDVDIPGIIKFKKKYGAELTHFRNEVEELFIDLSAISDCYLREEKRQMAIHKLKNEIECISRRLQETWPGVELLDVLAIMGASGSIVTHLHGDQSLAAGLGAFSLPRLINSYLERRQQRNSLFNHPLAYGALLRRQMSQPNGIVRVPRGR from the coding sequence ATGAGATCCAAAGCATTGTATTTCCCCTATATCAGCCCGCCCGAAGGAAACTGGCTATATCTCATGTTGTTGTATTGGGACCAATTGAGTTCGATCGTCCCATTTGAATTAGCGGATTCTCCTGAAAGGCTTCCCCCTCATATGCATATACTCATGAAGGAGGGACTAATCCATCCCGTTACTCCGGCCAAATTCATCGAAGACATTGATGCCTTCGGCCTACCATTTTTGAGTTACGTCGAGAGGCGAATTCGACGAAAAACACCTAGGCAACATGCCACACACTCAAAAACTTCGATACATATCGAAAAACTCGGTCATATTGCGGAGGATCTTGTCGAATTGGGAGCAGCCACTCCAGCGCATTACCCGTGGTATGAGATGGAGCCTTGGGTAGCCAATGCTTTCATGTCTTACCTTGCGTGTATCCTCGGTAACTTGCCTGAAATCGACAGCGTCCCAATTACAAATGATGAATCTTGCTTACAAACGTTAAGGGGCGGTTCATATGGACGGTACTCATTGCTGGATTCACAGAGAAGGACAGTCCTCGAAGATCTGTTTCCTTTTCCTAAAGGTGATGTAGACATCCCAGGTATCATTAAGTTCAAAAAGAAATACGGGGCTGAACTTACTCATTTTAGAAACGAGGTCGAAGAATTATTCATTGATCTTTCCGCGATCAGTGATTGTTATCTTCGCGAAGAAAAACGGCAAATGGCCATACATAAACTTAAGAACGAAATCGAGTGTATTTCGCGCCGTCTGCAGGAGACATGGCCTGGAGTTGAGTTATTAGACGTTTTGGCGATTATGGGTGCTAGTGGTTCTATCGTGACTCATCTCCATGGCGATCAGTCACTAGCAGCTGGACTGGGGGCGTTTTCTTTACCTCGTCTCATTAATTCATATCTGGAGCGGAGGCAGCAACGAAATTCACTATTCAACCATCCCCTTGCTTATGGCGCGTTACTTCGACGCCAAATGTCACAGCCTAATGGAATAGTACGAGTGCCCCGTGGTAGATGA
- a CDS encoding ArdC-like ssDNA-binding domain-containing protein encodes MAGQVYVTIRDKEWVATVAATPWELVQGLGGLPALEARTGMFFDLGFSRIIEVTTSPMLFLLDIAFLSESFTVTEIYRNVPQGYLVTSASPARYFIEVNSGELEGIEAGDMASVSWLAIAEIPAQELDWASTFVSFGGLLAAGAVMVGLSQHLADTVFENPDPELLPAAAVTSPKCEIVYPRNYDMVSWVGVPVPDYSFSIEPEAKERRIDEVLKKLKEGVEGIQSSEHFRNFLLTMAKFHDYSIGNLILIAAQKPDATRVAGFNTWKDLYRWVKKGEKGIAILAPCMPSKSAKMTEPAGEQREEEEKREMIRPIYFKVVYVFDVSQTEGKPLPEFEVPVLTGEANEELFDNILHLVRIQGVSVGFDSRPDQNPAIKGYFSGKEIWVRPEESRAQQLKTLIHEVAHYYSEGVFHIPRRDAETIAESAAFAVGAHFGFDTGTRSFPYVALWAQDKKVLEKNLASIRQVTTRIIEGMESLAKKPVGVA; translated from the coding sequence ATGGCCGGACAGGTGTACGTTACCATACGAGATAAAGAGTGGGTCGCCACGGTGGCGGCCACCCCTTGGGAGTTGGTGCAAGGCTTGGGCGGCTTGCCGGCGCTTGAGGCGCGGACCGGGATGTTTTTTGATCTCGGCTTTTCGCGAATCATTGAGGTAACCACATCTCCGATGCTATTCTTGCTTGATATCGCCTTTCTTTCGGAATCGTTCACTGTGACCGAGATTTACCGTAACGTACCGCAGGGCTACCTGGTGACCTCGGCATCACCTGCGCGTTACTTCATCGAGGTCAACTCCGGCGAGCTGGAAGGTATCGAAGCGGGCGATATGGCCTCGGTGAGCTGGCTGGCGATCGCGGAAATCCCGGCACAAGAATTGGATTGGGCGAGTACGTTCGTGTCATTCGGCGGCTTGTTGGCTGCTGGCGCCGTCATGGTCGGCTTGTCGCAACACCTGGCTGACACCGTGTTCGAGAACCCTGATCCCGAACTCTTACCGGCGGCGGCCGTTACGTCACCGAAATGCGAGATCGTTTATCCCCGGAACTACGATATGGTCAGCTGGGTCGGCGTGCCGGTGCCGGATTACAGTTTCTCCATTGAACCAGAAGCCAAGGAACGCCGCATCGATGAGGTGCTTAAGAAGCTCAAGGAAGGCGTCGAAGGCATCCAGAGTAGCGAGCATTTCCGAAATTTCCTGCTCACCATGGCGAAATTCCATGACTACAGCATCGGTAACCTTATCCTGATCGCGGCGCAGAAGCCTGACGCCACCCGGGTAGCCGGTTTCAACACCTGGAAAGACCTCTACCGCTGGGTGAAGAAGGGCGAAAAGGGGATCGCCATACTAGCGCCTTGCATGCCGTCGAAGTCGGCCAAAATGACTGAGCCAGCCGGTGAACAGCGCGAAGAGGAAGAGAAACGCGAAATGATTCGCCCGATCTACTTCAAGGTGGTCTATGTTTTTGATGTCAGCCAGACCGAAGGTAAACCACTACCTGAATTCGAGGTGCCGGTGCTTACCGGTGAAGCCAATGAGGAGCTCTTCGATAACATTCTTCACCTTGTCAGGATTCAGGGTGTATCTGTCGGCTTTGATTCCCGGCCGGATCAGAATCCAGCGATCAAGGGCTACTTTTCCGGCAAGGAAATCTGGGTCCGGCCGGAAGAATCCCGCGCCCAGCAGTTGAAAACGCTGATTCATGAGGTGGCGCATTACTACTCCGAAGGCGTGTTCCACATCCCCAGGAGAGATGCCGAGACGATTGCCGAAAGTGCTGCCTTTGCTGTCGGGGCTCACTTTGGTTTTGATACCGGAACGAGATCCTTCCCCTATGTCGCTCTATGGGCGCAAGACAAGAAAGTCCTGGAGAAAAATCTGGCCTCGATTCGCCAGGTGACCACCAGAATCATCGAGGGCATGGAATCCCTGGCGAAAAAGCCAGTAGGGGTGGCCTGA
- a CDS encoding tyrosine-type recombinase/integrase, which translates to MGKTYLELDEVARLEGAAVYLRDRLLIRLLFHLGCRVSEALGVRVKDLDFRRGTVTIEHLKSRIRLLCPECGARLGKGHKFCPVCGRKVEKAVSQEKEHHRFRTLPLDKTTLGLLKEYIGRGGTVARNGEKMLFDLGRNRAWQIVRDCAERAGIPRLVNVESGKTHNVSPHRLRDAFAVHAVKHDDSGDGLRLLQEHLGHQSIITTMKYRKVSGEEQKEWYRKLWQGGKPDGQVCQP; encoded by the coding sequence GTGGGTAAGACTTACCTTGAACTCGACGAAGTGGCGAGACTGGAAGGCGCCGCTGTGTATCTCAGGGACCGGCTGCTCATTCGTCTGCTTTTTCACCTGGGCTGCCGGGTATCCGAGGCGCTGGGTGTCAGGGTGAAGGACCTTGATTTTCGTCGGGGCACGGTGACCATCGAGCACCTGAAGTCACGCATCCGGCTGTTGTGTCCGGAATGTGGCGCCAGGCTGGGCAAGGGGCACAAGTTTTGCCCGGTGTGCGGCCGGAAGGTGGAGAAGGCGGTTTCTCAGGAAAAGGAGCATCACCGTTTCCGGACGCTGCCGCTGGATAAAACCACTCTCGGTCTGCTCAAGGAATACATCGGCCGCGGCGGCACGGTGGCCAGAAATGGTGAAAAGATGCTCTTCGATCTTGGCCGTAACCGGGCCTGGCAAATCGTCAGGGATTGTGCCGAGCGCGCCGGAATACCGCGCCTTGTGAACGTCGAAAGCGGCAAGACCCATAACGTCTCTCCCCACCGGCTGCGCGACGCTTTCGCCGTGCATGCTGTGAAGCATGACGATTCGGGTGACGGTCTCCGGCTACTGCAGGAGCACCTGGGGCATCAGAGCATCATCACCACCATGAAGTATCGTAAAGTCTCCGGAGAAGAGCAGAAGGAGTGGTACCGAAAACTATGGCAAGGAGGGAAACCTGATGGGCAGGTATGCCAACCATGA
- a CDS encoding S8 family serine peptidase, translated as MRYALISKDLSIDRLEAEARKIGARNIRKASLIGQVFCELDQAQVDRLSAIPGIALKALRQYSTSQVVTQTPVVESISDVFYLLRSYFNPPIMGTGLTVAVLDSGVRKTHQSLQGKVVYEANFTGSPTASDVYGHGTQVAFVIAGGMHALGGNSGVSPGASIMNIKVIGDEGIATDEAIVLGIDRVCDLAEQARTSGLFPADELYPNVINLSLGGEDDGDPDNPVRAACRAASIEYGLDVIAAAGNTGPKMTTMMLPACEPEVVAVGAIETHGELAVWEKSSRGPTVQGETKPDFVIWGTNLEMASDKNDDGYVVKSGTSFAAPMLAGLTGLLWESGRRAYGEAWQYRWTLARDVAPYFSTKPQDAPLNKDNAYGYGLPAMGAMLGQVTSGSSPSTQTADMMQMMTAMMLMAGVMGAN; from the coding sequence ATGCGCTACGCCCTCATCTCTAAAGATTTATCGATCGACCGGCTCGAAGCCGAGGCCAGGAAGATTGGCGCCCGGAACATCCGGAAAGCCAGCCTGATCGGCCAGGTGTTTTGCGAACTCGACCAGGCGCAAGTTGACAGGTTGTCGGCCATTCCCGGGATTGCGCTCAAAGCTCTCAGGCAGTACAGCACGAGCCAGGTGGTCACCCAGACTCCGGTAGTGGAAAGTATATCCGACGTCTTCTATTTGCTCCGAAGCTATTTTAACCCGCCGATCATGGGCACCGGTCTTACGGTAGCCGTCTTGGACAGCGGTGTCCGCAAGACGCACCAGTCGCTGCAGGGCAAGGTGGTCTATGAGGCCAATTTTACCGGATCGCCCACGGCGTCGGACGTTTACGGCCACGGCACCCAGGTAGCTTTCGTAATCGCTGGCGGCATGCACGCCCTCGGCGGCAACTCCGGCGTTTCGCCCGGCGCTTCGATTATGAATATCAAGGTCATCGGCGACGAGGGTATCGCCACGGATGAGGCTATCGTGCTCGGCATCGACCGGGTATGTGATCTGGCCGAGCAGGCCCGCACGTCAGGTCTTTTTCCTGCCGATGAGCTGTATCCCAACGTGATAAATCTCTCGCTCGGCGGTGAGGATGACGGCGATCCCGACAATCCGGTGCGCGCCGCCTGCCGGGCGGCCAGTATCGAATACGGACTGGACGTGATCGCCGCGGCGGGCAATACCGGACCAAAAATGACGACGATGATGCTGCCGGCCTGCGAGCCGGAGGTGGTTGCTGTCGGCGCCATAGAAACGCATGGCGAGCTTGCCGTCTGGGAGAAATCCTCCCGCGGGCCCACGGTACAGGGCGAGACCAAGCCGGATTTCGTTATCTGGGGGACGAACCTTGAGATGGCGTCGGACAAGAATGACGATGGGTATGTGGTTAAATCGGGGACGAGCTTCGCCGCGCCAATGCTGGCGGGACTCACCGGGCTTCTGTGGGAAAGCGGACGCCGGGCTTATGGTGAAGCTTGGCAGTACCGCTGGACGCTGGCCAGGGACGTGGCGCCGTATTTTTCCACCAAGCCGCAGGATGCCCCCCTAAACAAGGACAACGCCTACGGCTACGGGCTGCCGGCCATGGGTGCCATGCTCGGGCAGGTGACATCGGGTAGCTCACCTTCGACTCAGACGGCGGATATGATGCAAATGATGACGGCCATGATGCTGATGGCCGGAGTGATGGGAGCGAATTAA
- a CDS encoding cytosine permease codes for MNHYPEEYRGYYPESYQPLFWQAVFSGIIGFAMMIAMSAWALSLVRKALKGEDVEFPL; via the coding sequence ATGAACCATTACCCTGAAGAATACCGGGGTTACTACCCCGAAAGCTATCAGCCGCTGTTCTGGCAGGCGGTGTTTTCGGGCATTATCGGCTTCGCCATGATGATCGCCATGAGCGCCTGGGCGCTGTCACTGGTCAGAAAAGCCCTCAAGGGCGAAGACGTGGAGTTCCCGCTATGA
- a CDS encoding cell division protein FtsH, translating to MYVTQQARPQQYQYGTVGGYYPQQTNDMSSMFSAMMPMIMMVMMMAIMMPMMKGITGKS from the coding sequence ATGTACGTAACACAGCAGGCCCGTCCCCAGCAGTATCAGTACGGCACCGTCGGCGGCTACTATCCGCAGCAGACCAACGACATGTCGAGCATGTTCTCGGCGATGATGCCGATGATCATGATGGTGATGATGATGGCCATCATGATGCCGATGATGAAGGGCATCACCGGCAAGTCCTAG
- a CDS encoding cell division protein FtsH, which produces MFTSQQISGPVAPGQYNPMQVSGPGAYYPTQTEDPFSGMFSAMMPMIMMVMMMAIIMPMMKGVTSKD; this is translated from the coding sequence ATGTTCACTTCACAGCAAATCAGCGGGCCGGTGGCGCCGGGGCAGTATAACCCGATGCAGGTAAGCGGGCCGGGCGCCTACTATCCGACCCAAACTGAAGATCCCTTTTCGGGGATGTTCAGCGCCATGATGCCGATGATCATGATGGTGATGATGATGGCTATCATCATGCCGATGATGAAGGGCGTCACGTCCAAAGACTGA
- a CDS encoding C2H2-type zinc finger protein yields MYTCKICGREFKSIKALGGHTSGAHPAKNIEPSNAEGDVPEQAEGEKDDESIAAEIREYLGKGYSFEQLTKQLHFKDRTVRQEIAKMTPAADTQPSSLPATYKQSEVISPEAVLRRYMGDSYEEQCELRGMMKLRASMLLVMELANIQKTEAEAEAKRFEPLLRVLNASREELDAAAVRARGASLEMAREAAQEAVGGVLGYIEEKLPKGPPPKTVDEAYAKRVDKVMDMMWGMMEQQMVPGRGGGKIPEGWETEQKKGGA; encoded by the coding sequence ATGTACACATGCAAGATTTGCGGGAGAGAGTTTAAGTCGATCAAGGCGCTCGGCGGGCATACGTCGGGCGCCCACCCGGCGAAAAATATTGAACCGTCTAATGCTGAGGGTGATGTTCCTGAACAGGCGGAAGGCGAAAAGGATGACGAGAGCATCGCCGCCGAAATCAGGGAATATCTGGGTAAGGGTTACAGCTTTGAACAGCTCACAAAACAGCTTCACTTCAAGGACAGGACGGTTAGGCAAGAGATAGCCAAGATGACGCCGGCGGCCGATACCCAACCGAGCAGCCTGCCGGCGACCTATAAACAGAGCGAAGTCATTTCCCCCGAGGCCGTTTTACGCCGTTACATGGGCGACAGCTATGAAGAACAATGCGAGCTGCGGGGTATGATGAAACTCCGGGCATCGATGCTACTGGTAATGGAGCTGGCCAACATCCAGAAGACGGAAGCCGAAGCGGAGGCTAAGCGATTTGAGCCGCTACTCAGGGTGCTCAATGCTTCGCGCGAGGAACTCGATGCCGCGGCGGTAAGAGCCAGGGGTGCGAGTTTAGAGATGGCCAGGGAAGCGGCCCAGGAGGCGGTTGGCGGTGTGTTGGGCTACATCGAGGAGAAGTTGCCCAAGGGACCGCCGCCGAAGACGGTCGATGAAGCCTATGCCAAGCGGGTCGATAAGGTGATGGACATGATGTGGGGCATGATGGAACAACAGATGGTTCCCGGCCGGGGCGGCGGAAAAATACCTGAAGGCTGGGAGACAGAGCAAAAGAAAGGAGGCGCGTAA
- a CDS encoding ATP-binding protein: MENDYRIGWGWRHVRIWPATLSRLFKDGYLDNVFRSNSHTGYRLSELGKSVLSAEITPPETRQELKPEISDTLFGDIIGHDGVKELLRAALLAEKPVHVLLTGPPALAKTLFLWDIERAGGEKAIWLVGSATSKAGLWDLVAGREPQILLIDEIDKMNAADTAALLTMMEGGRLVRAKRGRELDINNPLRVIAASNRCEKLSPELRSRFAIRKLDPYGRAEFLTVVRGVLVRSEGLDQELAGEIARRLDGLTQNVRDAIRVARLAPQLGVEKAIALLIGSG, encoded by the coding sequence ATGGAGAACGACTATCGCATCGGCTGGGGATGGCGCCATGTCAGGATTTGGCCGGCGACGCTGTCCCGGCTGTTCAAGGATGGATACCTTGATAATGTCTTTCGATCCAACTCCCATACCGGCTACCGGTTGAGCGAACTGGGCAAAAGCGTTCTTTCGGCTGAAATTACGCCTCCTGAAACGCGCCAGGAATTAAAACCAGAGATATCCGACACTCTTTTCGGGGACATCATCGGCCATGACGGCGTGAAAGAGCTTCTCAGGGCGGCACTTCTGGCAGAAAAGCCGGTGCATGTGCTGCTGACCGGGCCACCGGCGCTGGCCAAAACGCTTTTTCTGTGGGACATCGAAAGAGCCGGAGGCGAAAAGGCTATCTGGCTGGTCGGTTCGGCGACTTCAAAGGCCGGGCTGTGGGACCTGGTGGCCGGGCGGGAACCGCAGATTCTGCTTATAGACGAGATCGACAAAATGAACGCCGCCGATACCGCGGCGCTGCTGACCATGATGGAAGGCGGACGGTTGGTGCGGGCTAAAAGGGGCCGTGAACTCGATATCAACAACCCCCTCAGAGTCATCGCCGCCTCCAACCGTTGCGAAAAACTGTCGCCGGAACTACGGTCACGCTTTGCCATTCGAAAGCTCGATCCCTATGGGAGGGCCGAGTTTCTAACGGTGGTGAGAGGTGTGTTGGTGCGCTCCGAAGGCCTCGACCAGGAGCTGGCTGGGGAAATCGCCCGCCGTCTGGACGGGCTCACCCAGAATGTCCGGGATGCCATCCGGGTGGCAAGACTTGCGCCTCAACTTGGGGTAGAAAAAGCTATCGCGTTGTTAATCGGATCAGGGTGA
- a CDS encoding J domain-containing protein, with product MEDRFNRIRHMQHDLACELQSFMAELFTSAADPATIIGFAQRLGMDMSGAGGSRPINQPALDPYRILGCDRTASKEFARRRYLDLLRKLHPDTAGISGTEYLTQIVTEAFRRICQERGW from the coding sequence ATGGAAGACAGATTCAACCGTATCAGGCACATGCAACATGACCTGGCGTGCGAGCTTCAATCTTTCATGGCGGAGCTTTTTACCAGCGCCGCTGACCCGGCTACCATCATCGGTTTCGCCCAGCGGCTGGGCATGGATATGTCAGGTGCCGGCGGAAGCAGGCCGATAAACCAGCCTGCTCTTGACCCGTACCGAATTCTTGGTTGCGACCGCACCGCTTCGAAAGAATTTGCTAGGCGGCGTTATCTGGATCTCCTGCGAAAGCTTCACCCCGATACCGCCGGCATCAGCGGCACCGAATACCTGACTCAGATAGTAACCGAAGCCTTCAGGCGGATCTGCCAGGAAAGGGGGTGGTAA